One segment of Sinorhizobium sp. BG8 DNA contains the following:
- a CDS encoding LysR family transcriptional regulator ArgP produces the protein MMDYAALQAVASVAQTGSFEKAARLLNVTPSAVSQRVKQLEERLGVVLIVRGQPCTATEKGEWLCRHVERVGMLEGELLGHLPAIAGLGAPRQTVTLHIATNADSLGTWFLEAASNFARSAGYLLDIVVDDEDHTAEWLERGRVVAAVTSSQKTVQGCRRHALGSLRYHATASADFISRYFPNGVTPEAIAKAPAITFNQKDRLQGRWIRQVFGQDIAHPTHWLPSTHGFVDAAIFGMGWALNPVHLAREHLQSGRLVELVGNTPVDVPLFWQVSRLSAGHLAELTRQIVAIGKRELVDSVA, from the coding sequence ATGATGGATTATGCCGCATTGCAGGCGGTAGCGTCCGTTGCGCAGACGGGCAGCTTCGAAAAGGCGGCGCGCCTCCTGAATGTGACGCCCTCTGCCGTATCGCAGCGCGTCAAGCAGCTCGAGGAGCGCCTCGGTGTCGTCCTCATCGTTCGCGGTCAGCCTTGCACGGCGACAGAGAAGGGCGAGTGGTTGTGCCGGCATGTCGAGCGTGTCGGAATGCTCGAGGGCGAGCTGCTCGGACATCTCCCCGCCATCGCCGGGCTCGGCGCACCGCGGCAGACGGTAACGCTGCACATCGCGACGAACGCGGACAGTCTCGGGACCTGGTTCCTCGAAGCCGCTTCGAACTTCGCCCGCAGCGCCGGATATTTGCTCGACATCGTGGTGGACGATGAGGACCACACGGCTGAATGGCTGGAGCGGGGCAGGGTGGTTGCCGCGGTCACGAGTTCACAGAAGACGGTGCAGGGGTGCCGTCGCCACGCGCTCGGCTCACTGCGTTACCATGCGACGGCGAGTGCGGACTTCATCAGCCGCTACTTCCCGAACGGCGTGACGCCAGAGGCGATCGCCAAGGCGCCGGCGATCACCTTCAATCAGAAGGACCGGCTGCAGGGGCGATGGATTCGCCAGGTCTTCGGGCAGGACATAGCGCACCCCACCCACTGGCTGCCCTCTACGCATGGTTTCGTCGATGCAGCGATCTTCGGGATGGGGTGGGCTCTGAACCCCGTCCATCTGGCCCGCGAACATCTGCAATCGGGCCGCCTGGTGGAGCTGGTTGGCAACACGCCGGTCGATGTTCCGCTCTTCTGGCAGGTCAGCCGCCTGTCCGCCGGCCATCTGGCGGAGCTCACTCGGCAAATCGTCGCGATCGGCAAGCGTGAGCTCGTGGACAGCGTGGCTTAG
- a CDS encoding DMT family transporter encodes MTDSAPRVANQNMNATTWALLGFLGLIWGCSFFFARVAVGHVPPATLVLLRVSLAAVALHLYVAGRFGLYRTLAQRWREFLVLGLVNNAVPHTLIFLGQTQIGAGLAAILNATTPIFTVLIANRLTEDEKMTPARVGGCLLGLLGTAVLIGPGALAPFTGETGAPPLWAVMAPIGAAACYGFAATYGKRFKTVAPPVTAAGQLTASTLLMLPVSLAVDRPWHLPVPPMNAILAVLALALVSTAFAYILFFRIMAKAGATNTSLVTLLVPPSAILAGMLFLGEEMSINVALGMLLILSGLLVLDGRLLASRPARS; translated from the coding sequence ATGACCGACAGCGCGCCCCGGGTGGCAAACCAGAACATGAACGCCACCACATGGGCGTTGCTCGGCTTCCTTGGATTGATCTGGGGCTGTTCCTTCTTCTTTGCCCGGGTCGCGGTTGGCCATGTGCCGCCCGCGACGCTGGTCCTTCTCCGGGTCTCGCTCGCTGCCGTTGCCCTTCACCTCTACGTCGCCGGACGTTTCGGGCTCTACAGGACACTTGCGCAGCGCTGGCGCGAGTTTCTGGTCCTGGGCCTCGTGAACAATGCCGTTCCGCACACTCTGATCTTTCTTGGCCAGACGCAGATCGGGGCGGGTCTTGCCGCCATCCTCAACGCGACGACGCCGATCTTCACCGTGTTGATTGCCAATCGCCTGACGGAGGACGAGAAGATGACGCCAGCGCGGGTGGGCGGATGCCTGCTCGGCCTGCTCGGCACCGCGGTGCTCATCGGTCCGGGTGCCCTCGCCCCCTTCACGGGTGAGACCGGCGCACCACCCCTGTGGGCGGTCATGGCACCGATAGGCGCCGCCGCTTGCTACGGGTTCGCCGCCACGTACGGCAAGCGCTTCAAGACCGTTGCACCTCCGGTGACGGCGGCCGGACAGCTGACAGCCTCGACGCTTCTCATGCTGCCGGTGTCTCTGGCGGTCGACCGTCCCTGGCATTTGCCGGTACCACCGATGAACGCCATTCTTGCGGTGCTCGCTCTCGCACTCGTCTCGACGGCCTTTGCCTACATCCTCTTTTTCCGGATCATGGCCAAGGCCGGGGCAACGAACACTTCGCTCGTCACGCTTCTGGTTCCGCCGAGCGCCATTCTCGCGGGAATGCTGTTCCTCGGGGAAGAGATGAGCATCAACGTCGCCCTCGGCATGCTTCTCATCCTTTCCGGCCTGCTCGTACTCGACGGGCGCCTGTTGGCAAGCCGCCCTGCCCGTTCCTGA
- a CDS encoding metalloregulator ArsR/SmtB family transcription factor, translating into MITQRKLEPDEMVEVLKAAGEPTRLRLLALLARGDLTVTDLTDILGQSQPRISRHLKLLTEASLIDRYQEGAWAYFRLRQEGSAVSVVRQLLDACDQRDAVLARDGERLTALKKIRSEKAQAYFSRNAAEWDELRRLHVSEAEVEAALKSLIGDEPVETFLDLGTGTGRILQLFEGLYRRGVGVDASRDMLAVARSNLDRAGITKASVRHGDIFNLPLERDEFDVVTIHQVLHFLEEPEAAIAEAARMLRPGGRLVIIDLAPHGLEYLRTEHAHLRLGFPHQTMSEWLKKSGLVLEKTVDLEPSIADGGGLTVTIWLARNDNATYDVTSSLDSPIAIAGRN; encoded by the coding sequence ATGATCACCCAGCGCAAACTCGAACCCGATGAAATGGTGGAGGTTCTCAAGGCCGCCGGCGAGCCGACGCGGCTGCGCCTCCTGGCGCTTCTTGCCCGCGGGGACCTGACCGTGACGGACCTGACGGATATTCTCGGCCAGTCGCAGCCACGCATATCGCGCCACCTGAAGCTCCTGACGGAGGCTTCGCTCATCGATCGCTATCAGGAGGGCGCCTGGGCCTATTTCCGGCTCCGCCAAGAGGGTAGCGCCGTTTCGGTTGTACGGCAACTGCTGGACGCCTGCGACCAGCGCGACGCCGTTCTCGCCCGCGATGGGGAGCGGCTGACCGCGCTGAAGAAGATCCGCTCCGAGAAGGCGCAGGCCTATTTCAGCCGCAACGCGGCGGAGTGGGACGAATTGCGCCGCCTGCATGTCAGCGAGGCGGAAGTCGAGGCTGCTCTGAAGTCGCTCATCGGCGACGAACCGGTGGAGACGTTCCTCGACCTCGGCACGGGCACGGGCCGCATTCTCCAGCTCTTCGAAGGCCTCTACCGTCGCGGTGTCGGCGTCGATGCCAGCCGGGACATGCTGGCGGTCGCTCGATCCAACCTGGACCGGGCGGGCATCACCAAGGCCTCCGTGCGCCATGGAGACATCTTTAACCTGCCGCTGGAGCGCGATGAATTCGATGTCGTGACCATACACCAGGTACTTCACTTCCTCGAAGAACCGGAGGCGGCGATCGCGGAAGCGGCGCGGATGCTGCGCCCTGGCGGTCGTCTCGTCATCATCGACCTCGCGCCGCACGGGCTCGAGTATCTTCGCACCGAGCATGCGCATCTCCGTCTCGGCTTCCCCCACCAGACGATGTCGGAATGGCTGAAGAAGTCCGGGCTCGTCCTGGAGAAGACCGTGGATCTCGAACCTTCGATCGCCGATGGCGGCGGTCTGACCGTGACGATCTGGCTCGCTCGTAACGACAATGCCACCTACGATGTAACAAGCAGTCTGGACAGTCCGATTGCCATTGCCGGGAGAAACTGA
- a CDS encoding alpha/beta hydrolase, which translates to MTDVIPPIRHVRTSMLDLAYEEHGPAEGEAVVLLHGFPYDPRCYDGVAPGLATQGYRVIVPYLRGYGQTRFVSANLMRSGQQAALARDLVDLLDALSIRRAALAGYDWGGRAACIVAAIWPERVRCLVTGCGYNVQDIPGSTVPLAPEAEHRFWYQYYFHSPRGREGLSANRRELCQLLWRLWSPTWSFDSLTFARSAASFDNPDFVNVVVHSYRHRFGYADGDPHLDDIETMLEAQPRIRVPTIALFGADDGVDPPSISDDHGEQFAGTYERRILPGIGHNIPQEAPDAMVQALLNLLRGN; encoded by the coding sequence ATGACCGACGTCATTCCTCCCATTCGCCACGTCCGAACCTCCATGCTCGATCTGGCCTATGAGGAGCATGGGCCGGCGGAAGGCGAGGCGGTGGTTCTGCTGCACGGTTTCCCCTACGATCCGCGCTGCTACGATGGCGTTGCCCCGGGATTGGCGACACAGGGCTACCGGGTGATCGTTCCGTATCTGAGGGGCTACGGGCAGACCCGCTTTGTTTCGGCAAACCTCATGCGTTCAGGCCAGCAGGCGGCGCTGGCGCGCGATCTCGTCGATCTGCTCGATGCGCTGTCTATCCGGCGCGCGGCCCTGGCCGGCTACGACTGGGGCGGGCGGGCGGCCTGCATCGTGGCGGCGATCTGGCCGGAGCGGGTTCGTTGCCTGGTCACAGGCTGCGGCTACAACGTTCAGGACATTCCGGGCTCGACCGTCCCTCTCGCGCCGGAGGCGGAGCACCGCTTCTGGTACCAGTACTATTTTCATTCGCCGCGCGGGCGCGAGGGACTGAGCGCGAACAGGCGGGAACTCTGCCAGCTGCTCTGGCGGCTCTGGTCACCGACCTGGAGCTTCGATTCTCTCACGTTCGCCCGCAGCGCGGCGTCCTTCGACAACCCCGACTTCGTGAACGTCGTCGTCCACTCCTATCGGCATCGCTTCGGCTATGCCGACGGGGATCCTCATCTCGATGACATCGAGACGATGCTGGAGGCGCAGCCACGCATCCGCGTGCCAACCATCGCACTCTTCGGCGCAGATGACGGCGTCGATCCGCCGTCCATTTCCGACGATCATGGCGAACAGTTCGCGGGCACCTATGAACGCCGCATACTGCCCGGGATAGGCCATAACATACCACAGGAGGCGCCTGACGCGATGGTTCAGGCGTTGCTCAATCTATTGCGGGGCAATTGA
- a CDS encoding DUF4432 family protein, giving the protein MTFALTADNAAHVFDLALDPQSVLDIRDAIFRNVNLAPGSAIPSDGDPRIDRALPGFLFTCGPDHIRHPEPVEGAPDGRRYPLHGSYSSHPAKDILIEEDENEAVCSARVRTDLANGETAELARRWHADRVTGDIRLDDSVTNTGNGPWPPVAMYHMNINTRLFDDRTKLTGAMLPGGELPWRFADGDVSIFCVPAGDAATDGWAEIAIGPIASLGGRSLHVKFRVDTLPYLQVWRNQSPGCHVMGIEPVSNRLASRAELIAAGEMPDFAPGESVDYALAFSVR; this is encoded by the coding sequence ATGACATTTGCGCTGACCGCCGACAATGCGGCGCACGTATTCGACCTCGCGCTGGATCCGCAATCCGTGCTCGACATACGCGATGCGATCTTCCGCAACGTCAATCTCGCGCCGGGTTCCGCCATTCCCTCGGATGGCGACCCCCGCATCGACCGGGCGCTTCCCGGCTTTCTCTTCACCTGCGGCCCTGATCATATCCGCCATCCGGAACCGGTCGAGGGCGCGCCCGACGGGCGGCGCTATCCGCTGCATGGCTCCTACTCCTCCCATCCGGCGAAGGACATCCTGATCGAGGAGGACGAGAACGAGGCGGTCTGTTCCGCCCGGGTCCGGACGGACCTAGCAAACGGCGAGACGGCGGAATTGGCGCGCCGGTGGCATGCCGACCGGGTGACAGGCGACATCCGCCTCGACGACAGCGTCACCAACACGGGCAACGGACCGTGGCCGCCGGTCGCGATGTACCACATGAACATCAACACCCGCCTGTTTGACGATCGAACGAAATTGACCGGCGCGATGCTGCCCGGCGGCGAACTGCCGTGGCGATTTGCCGATGGAGACGTCTCGATCTTCTGCGTGCCGGCCGGCGACGCAGCGACAGATGGATGGGCGGAGATCGCCATCGGGCCGATCGCATCGCTTGGAGGGCGCAGCCTCCACGTGAAGTTCCGCGTCGACACGTTGCCCTATCTCCAGGTCTGGCGAAACCAGTCGCCCGGCTGCCACGTGATGGGGATAGAGCCCGTCAGCAACCGTCTTGCCTCACGGGCGGAACTGATCGCGGCCGGAGAGATGCCGGACTTCGCGCCCGGCGAATCGGTCGACTATGCGCTCGCCTTCTCGGTGCGTTGA
- a CDS encoding TIGR01244 family sulfur transferase: protein MDIRQINDEYSVSGQITVEDLDQIKALGFKSIVCHRPDHEAPDQPEFAAIAARANELGLDITHIPVGPMGVTADAVRGMVDALDEFPRPMLGYCRSGARSTNIYQQTLHIRG from the coding sequence ATGGACATCCGGCAAATTAACGACGAGTACTCCGTCTCCGGCCAGATCACCGTCGAGGATCTCGACCAGATCAAGGCCCTGGGTTTCAAATCGATCGTGTGCCATCGTCCCGACCACGAGGCACCCGACCAGCCCGAATTCGCAGCGATCGCGGCCCGCGCCAACGAACTGGGCCTCGACATCACGCATATTCCGGTGGGTCCCATGGGCGTGACCGCCGATGCCGTGCGCGGCATGGTCGATGCGCTCGACGAGTTTCCGCGCCCGATGCTCGGCTATTGCCGCTCCGGCGCGCGCTCGACAAACATCTACCAGCAGACGCTCCACATCAGAGGCTGA
- the metF gene encoding methylenetetrahydrofolate reductase [NAD(P)H], translated as MTTALSKSASPEIKLSFEFFPPKTPEAETLLFETAAKLGRYAPGFVSVTYGAGGSTKAPTLNTVARLIRETPLSTAAHLTCVDATKEEVNSVIEEFRSVGVRHFVALRGDGAGGVGSAYQPHPGGYENAADLVSGLRSIDDFEISVSAYPEKHPESPDVPADIDMLKRKVDNGATRALTQFFFDNDDFERYLERVRARGINIPIVPGILPVHNLAQVQKFASLCGAGVPKWLAERLGPIDDKPEERAAAAIEIATKQVTDLIRRGIDELHFYTMNRAPLVSAVCDLAGFAKNERVEAVRSAGAAA; from the coding sequence ATGACAACGGCGCTATCGAAGTCCGCAAGCCCGGAAATCAAGCTTTCCTTCGAGTTCTTCCCTCCCAAGACACCCGAGGCAGAGACGCTGCTGTTTGAAACGGCCGCAAAGCTCGGGCGCTATGCGCCGGGTTTCGTGTCGGTGACGTACGGGGCAGGCGGCTCTACCAAGGCGCCGACGCTCAACACGGTGGCACGCCTCATCCGGGAAACACCTCTTTCGACTGCTGCGCACCTGACCTGCGTCGATGCGACGAAGGAGGAGGTGAATAGCGTCATCGAAGAATTTCGCTCCGTTGGAGTCCGCCATTTCGTAGCCCTCAGGGGCGACGGCGCGGGCGGCGTCGGAAGCGCCTACCAGCCGCACCCGGGTGGCTACGAGAATGCGGCAGACCTGGTGTCGGGGCTGCGTTCGATCGACGATTTCGAGATCTCGGTTTCAGCCTATCCCGAGAAGCATCCGGAAAGTCCCGATGTTCCGGCCGACATCGACATGCTGAAGCGCAAGGTCGACAACGGTGCGACGCGGGCGCTGACCCAGTTCTTCTTCGATAACGATGACTTTGAGCGCTACCTGGAGCGCGTGCGCGCACGGGGGATCAATATTCCGATCGTCCCCGGCATCCTGCCGGTGCACAATCTTGCCCAGGTGCAGAAGTTCGCTTCGCTCTGTGGCGCCGGCGTGCCGAAGTGGCTGGCGGAGCGCCTGGGGCCAATCGACGACAAGCCGGAAGAACGGGCGGCGGCGGCAATCGAGATTGCGACCAAGCAGGTCACCGACCTCATTCGCCGGGGCATCGACGAATTGCATTTCTACACGATGAACCGTGCACCGCTCGTCAGCGCTGTCTGTGATCTCGCAGGCTTTGCCAAGAACGAAAGGGTGGAGGCGGTTCGCTCCGCCGGGGCGGCGGCCTGA
- a CDS encoding thiamine pyrophosphate-binding protein: MKTGGQLIVEALVANGVRRVACVPGESYLAVLDALHDTDIDVLVCRQEGGAAMMADCWGRLTGEPGICMVTRGPGATNASAGLHIARQDSIPLILFIGQVQRDAREREAFQEIEYRRAFTEVAKWVAEIDDPARIPEFVTRAFAIATSGRPGPVVLALPEDVLTQSAEAPRALPFTPVASHPGPSQIAAFRERLERAQRPVVILGGTRWDEESVEGMRAFAERWDLPVTCSFRRQMLFDHLHPNYAGDVGIGINPALGREIREADLVVLLGGRFSEMPSSGYTLIDSPYPKQTLVHVYPDPSELGRVYRPDLAICASPADFIGAIGDISPERPLPWKDRTAAMHAAYLGWSTPPETGPGAVHMGPIMNWLERNAAPDAIFTNGAGNYATWVHRFHRFRRFNTQAAPTSGSMGYGLPAAVAAKRLHPDREVICFAGDGCFLMHGQEFATAVRYALPIITVVVNNGIYGTIRMHQEREYPGRVSATDLTNPDFAALAIAYGGHGETVTQTEEFAPAFLRARESGKPAIIEVKLDPEAITPSRTLSEIRQSSKG, encoded by the coding sequence ATGAAGACGGGAGGACAGCTGATCGTTGAGGCCCTGGTGGCCAATGGAGTGAGACGCGTCGCCTGCGTGCCGGGGGAGAGCTATCTCGCGGTTCTCGACGCACTGCACGATACGGATATCGACGTGCTCGTCTGCCGCCAGGAAGGCGGGGCGGCGATGATGGCGGATTGCTGGGGGCGCCTCACCGGCGAACCCGGCATCTGCATGGTGACGCGCGGGCCGGGTGCGACCAATGCATCAGCCGGCCTCCACATCGCGCGGCAGGATTCCATTCCCCTGATCCTGTTCATCGGACAGGTGCAGCGCGACGCCCGCGAACGGGAAGCCTTTCAGGAAATCGAGTACCGCCGGGCTTTCACCGAGGTTGCAAAATGGGTGGCGGAAATCGACGATCCGGCACGCATCCCCGAGTTCGTGACCAGGGCCTTTGCGATCGCAACGTCGGGCCGGCCGGGGCCGGTCGTGCTCGCCCTGCCCGAGGACGTGCTCACCCAGAGCGCAGAAGCGCCAAGGGCGCTGCCGTTCACGCCGGTGGCAAGCCATCCCGGCCCGTCGCAGATCGCCGCCTTCCGTGAACGGCTCGAGCGCGCACAGCGGCCTGTCGTCATTCTCGGTGGTACCCGATGGGACGAGGAAAGCGTTGAGGGAATGCGAGCCTTCGCCGAGCGCTGGGACCTGCCCGTTACCTGCTCCTTCCGCCGGCAGATGCTGTTCGACCACCTCCACCCGAACTATGCAGGCGATGTCGGGATAGGCATCAACCCGGCCCTTGGCAGGGAAATCAGGGAAGCGGATCTCGTCGTGCTCCTCGGTGGACGCTTCTCCGAGATGCCATCCTCCGGCTACACCCTGATCGACAGTCCCTATCCGAAGCAGACGCTCGTCCACGTCTATCCGGATCCGTCGGAACTCGGCCGCGTCTACCGACCGGATCTCGCGATCTGTGCGAGCCCGGCCGATTTTATCGGGGCCATTGGCGACATTTCCCCGGAGCGGCCGTTGCCGTGGAAGGATCGGACAGCGGCGATGCATGCGGCCTATCTCGGCTGGTCGACGCCGCCCGAAACCGGGCCGGGGGCCGTGCACATGGGGCCGATCATGAACTGGCTCGAAAGAAATGCCGCGCCGGATGCGATCTTTACCAATGGTGCGGGCAACTATGCGACCTGGGTGCACCGCTTCCATCGGTTTCGCCGGTTCAACACGCAGGCGGCGCCGACATCCGGATCTATGGGATACGGCTTGCCGGCCGCTGTTGCCGCCAAGCGGCTGCATCCGGACCGTGAGGTGATCTGCTTTGCCGGCGACGGCTGCTTCCTCATGCACGGACAGGAATTCGCGACTGCCGTTCGCTACGCGCTGCCGATCATAACCGTCGTGGTCAACAACGGTATCTACGGCACCATCCGCATGCATCAGGAGCGGGAGTACCCCGGCCGCGTCAGCGCGACTGATCTCACGAACCCGGATTTCGCGGCCCTTGCCATTGCCTATGGCGGCCATGGCGAGACGGTGACGCAGACGGAGGAGTTCGCTCCCGCCTTCCTGCGTGCGCGGGAGAGTGGCAAGCCGGCGATCATAGAGGTGAAGCTGGATCCGGAGGCGATCACCCCCAGCCGCACGCTTTCCGAGATCAGGCAGAGCAGCAAGGGGTGA
- a CDS encoding LysE/ArgO family amino acid transporter, producing the protein MDFTAYSTGLTVGLSLILAIGAQNAFVLRQGLRGEHVFAVCLACAVSDGLLIAAGVSGFGKASALMPWITPVLRYGGAAFLAWYGIRSLKSALHSTQALRIEETRVTSLAATLGTCLALTWLNPHVYLDTVVLLGTISTQYPGRETAFGAGALTASFLFFFALGYGAAWLRPVFARPASWRILEAMIALMMWIIAARLVVGS; encoded by the coding sequence ATGGACTTCACAGCCTATTCGACCGGCCTGACGGTTGGTTTGAGCCTCATCCTCGCAATCGGTGCGCAGAACGCCTTCGTGCTCCGGCAGGGCCTGCGAGGCGAGCACGTTTTCGCCGTGTGCCTTGCCTGCGCGGTTTCCGATGGCTTGCTGATTGCGGCGGGCGTATCCGGTTTCGGCAAGGCCTCTGCCCTGATGCCGTGGATTACACCGGTCCTGCGCTATGGTGGAGCGGCCTTCCTTGCCTGGTACGGGATAAGAAGCCTCAAATCCGCGCTCCACTCGACCCAGGCCCTCCGCATCGAGGAGACGCGGGTGACAAGTCTTGCCGCCACGCTCGGGACATGCCTGGCGCTGACCTGGCTCAACCCGCACGTCTATCTCGACACGGTCGTGCTGCTCGGTACGATCTCGACGCAGTATCCAGGGAGGGAAACGGCTTTCGGCGCGGGTGCGCTCACCGCATCGTTTCTGTTCTTCTTCGCTCTCGGCTACGGAGCCGCGTGGTTGCGTCCGGTCTTCGCAAGGCCGGCCTCGTGGCGGATCCTCGAGGCCATGATCGCGCTCATGATGTGGATCATCGCGGCAAGGCTTGTCGTAGGAAGCTGA
- a CDS encoding L,D-transpeptidase, translating into MTGFSVNSFLKTSVSIAALASILAVAAGPVHAQSVYGGSDRDMVLVSPQGDLLDEVPERGSVQVTRDSRGRQVLVDGWGKVVAVVMSADRYFDRAERRLMRRDRYQEVTGYPETSPDYFPPAPASRDDLTTGTVPGGVERGTLPDPFANDPAEEQALPALPDENDVAALPSENVGDSETFVPGPKFDPAIAIGKKSLGEITALQVLLDRDGFSPGVIDGKKGSNVVKAIEAWQQAYGETLDPNNTEDILQRLQMNGGLPFTTYEITAADAAGPYVAAIPEDYAHKAALPHLSYTSTTEMLAEKFHMDEAYLKEMNPGVDFTLPGSIIKVINVGTTKTGKVAKIVADKGRKQVLAYDDAGALIAAYPASIGSSDTPSPSGTVSVERVALNPGYTYNPKINFQQGTNDKILTLPPGPNGPVGTVWIALSKPTYGIHGTPEPSKIGKTQSHGCIRLTNWDATELAKMVKQGVTVEFVD; encoded by the coding sequence ATGACAGGTTTTTCCGTGAATTCGTTTTTGAAAACAAGTGTTTCCATCGCTGCCTTGGCATCGATTCTCGCCGTCGCCGCAGGGCCGGTGCACGCGCAGAGCGTGTACGGCGGGAGCGACCGGGACATGGTGCTCGTTTCGCCGCAGGGCGACCTCCTCGACGAGGTGCCGGAACGCGGTTCGGTCCAGGTTACCCGGGACTCCCGCGGACGGCAGGTCCTTGTTGACGGATGGGGCAAGGTGGTTGCCGTGGTCATGTCGGCCGATCGGTATTTCGATCGGGCGGAGCGCCGACTGATGCGTCGTGACCGCTACCAGGAAGTCACGGGATATCCCGAAACCTCGCCCGATTATTTTCCACCCGCACCGGCGTCGCGAGACGACCTGACCACCGGGACCGTTCCGGGCGGCGTGGAGCGCGGAACTCTTCCTGATCCCTTTGCAAACGATCCGGCGGAAGAGCAGGCGCTGCCCGCCCTGCCGGATGAAAACGATGTCGCGGCATTGCCGAGCGAAAATGTGGGCGATTCGGAGACGTTTGTTCCCGGTCCGAAGTTCGATCCGGCTATTGCCATCGGCAAGAAGTCTTTGGGTGAAATCACTGCCCTCCAGGTCCTGCTCGACCGCGACGGATTTTCTCCAGGCGTCATCGACGGGAAGAAGGGCTCCAACGTCGTGAAAGCCATCGAGGCCTGGCAGCAGGCTTACGGCGAAACTCTGGATCCCAACAACACCGAGGACATTCTCCAGCGGCTGCAGATGAACGGCGGACTGCCCTTTACCACCTACGAGATCACGGCGGCGGACGCCGCGGGACCGTATGTCGCGGCCATTCCCGAGGACTATGCCCATAAGGCGGCCCTGCCGCACCTTTCCTATACCTCGACCACCGAAATGCTGGCCGAGAAGTTCCACATGGATGAGGCCTATCTCAAGGAAATGAATCCGGGCGTGGACTTCACGCTTCCGGGATCCATCATCAAGGTCATCAACGTCGGCACGACCAAAACCGGCAAGGTGGCGAAGATCGTGGCGGACAAGGGACGCAAGCAGGTTCTTGCCTATGATGATGCCGGTGCGCTCATCGCGGCCTATCCCGCCAGTATCGGTTCGTCGGATACGCCGTCCCCGTCGGGCACGGTGTCGGTCGAGCGCGTCGCGCTCAATCCGGGATACACCTACAATCCCAAGATCAACTTCCAGCAGGGGACGAACGACAAGATCCTGACCCTGCCGCCCGGCCCGAACGGTCCGGTAGGGACGGTCTGGATCGCGCTTTCCAAGCCCACCTACGGCATCCACGGCACGCCGGAACCCTCGAAGATCGGCAAGACCCAGAGCCATGGCTGCATCCGGCTGACGAACTGGGACGCAACGGAGCTTGCCAAGATGGTGAAGCAGGGCGTGACCGTCGAATTCGTCGACTGA